The Nitrososphaerota archaeon genome has a segment encoding these proteins:
- a CDS encoding DUF552 domain-containing protein yields MYVKAIPLRGLDEIEKVKEEVHKNSIVILRITPLAQKNVDELRKAVEELYSHVVSLGGDIARLGDERVILTPPGVKVWRGLL; encoded by the coding sequence ATGTACGTAAAGGCAATCCCACTGAGAGGATTGGATGAAATCGAAAAGGTCAAGGAAGAGGTTCACAAGAATTCAATAGTGATCTTGAGGATCACGCCTCTAGCACAGAAGAATGTAGATGAGTTGAGGAAGGCTGTCGAGGAGCTGTATTCGCATGTAGTTTCTCTTGGAGGCGATATCGCAAGGCTTGGGGACGAAAGAGTGATATTGACGCCTCCGGGAGTCAAGGTCTGGAGAGGTTTGCTGTAG
- a CDS encoding [LysW]-aminoadipate/[LysW]-glutamate kinase — protein sequence MSIVVKVGGSILGEGVNPSIVSDIQNTARNSKLIIIHGGGDEVTEIAEKMGKEQKFIVSPEGIRSRYTDKETAAIYTMVMVGRLNKEIVAALEKIGAHAVGLSGIDGSLIRAERKKKLIVVEGGRKRIIDGGYTGKIQSTNAELLRSLISMNYIPVVSPVALSEEFEFLNVDGDRAAAYVAEGLKADKVIFLTDVNGVLMDGKVVEKMTVSEARAMLPKIGHGMEKKVLASIEAVEMGVKESIIASGIVENPISSASSHKNCTVIVPG from the coding sequence ATGTCGATAGTGGTCAAGGTAGGAGGCTCCATACTCGGAGAAGGCGTAAACCCCTCAATTGTGAGTGACATTCAGAACACCGCTAGGAATAGCAAGTTGATCATAATTCATGGCGGAGGAGACGAGGTTACGGAAATTGCGGAGAAGATGGGCAAAGAGCAAAAGTTCATCGTTTCCCCCGAAGGCATTCGCAGCAGGTACACCGACAAAGAAACCGCAGCCATCTATACAATGGTCATGGTTGGAAGGTTGAACAAGGAAATTGTCGCAGCTCTTGAGAAAATAGGCGCCCACGCAGTAGGACTTTCTGGCATCGATGGAAGCTTGATACGAGCCGAAAGGAAGAAGAAACTAATAGTGGTTGAAGGAGGAAGAAAGAGGATCATCGATGGAGGGTATACGGGGAAAATTCAAAGCACTAACGCAGAGCTTCTAAGATCACTGATAAGCATGAATTACATTCCTGTAGTCTCTCCAGTAGCCCTCAGTGAGGAGTTCGAGTTCCTTAATGTTGATGGCGACAGAGCAGCAGCTTACGTTGCAGAGGGCTTGAAGGCCGACAAGGTCATCTTCCTTACCGATGTCAATGGCGTTTTGATGGATGGTAAGGTCGTTGAAAAGATGACGGTCAGCGAGGCAAGAGCCATGCTGCCAAAGATCGGGCACGGCATGGAGAAGAAGGTTCTTGCTTCTATTGAGGCAGTGGAGATGGGCGTAAAAGAGAGTATCATAGCATCAGGGATCGTCGAGAATCCGATTTCAAGTGCATCCTCTCACAAAAACTGCACGGTGATAGTACCTGGCTGA
- a CDS encoding fumarylacetoacetate hydrolase family protein, translated as MVLFKQGFLSADVVMKIARISTKNSSTYGIVVDGRFASRETLQKNLGRALPSSVCDFFELLALNAKLKAKLVSAAEKADKAIDSVKLLAPVDGRPKVICIGLNYIDHVRELGVKPPDEPIMFMKPYTAITGPADPIEYPSHITKLDYEAELGIVIGRRCKDVKMRVNDNITGYVVFNDVTARDLQFKDGQWTRGKSFDTFAPIGPWVVTADEIDNPQNLKVVSRVNGEIRQNSNTRNMIFDVEAIVSFVSRVMTLDAGDIIATGTPPGVGVFWKPQPRLLKVGDMVEIEIEDIGTIKNKVIAKV; from the coding sequence ATGGTTCTATTTAAGCAGGGTTTTTTGTCTGCTGATGTGGTCATGAAGATAGCCAGAATTTCGACAAAGAACAGTAGCACCTATGGAATCGTCGTAGATGGAAGATTTGCCAGCAGAGAAACGCTGCAAAAAAATCTTGGTAGAGCGCTTCCTTCTTCTGTATGCGACTTTTTTGAATTGCTTGCTCTAAATGCTAAGCTGAAAGCAAAGCTAGTTTCAGCAGCAGAGAAAGCAGACAAAGCGATCGATTCTGTTAAACTTCTTGCTCCTGTCGATGGCAGGCCGAAGGTAATCTGCATAGGCTTGAACTATATAGATCATGTAAGAGAGCTGGGAGTGAAACCTCCGGACGAGCCTATAATGTTCATGAAACCCTATACAGCAATCACAGGGCCTGCAGATCCAATAGAATATCCTTCACATATAACCAAACTTGACTACGAAGCAGAGCTTGGTATAGTAATAGGCAGAAGATGCAAGGATGTAAAGATGCGAGTAAATGACAATATTACAGGCTATGTTGTGTTTAATGACGTCACTGCGAGGGATCTCCAGTTCAAAGACGGGCAATGGACCAGAGGCAAATCATTTGATACATTCGCGCCTATAGGCCCTTGGGTAGTGACTGCTGATGAGATAGATAACCCTCAGAACTTGAAGGTTGTAAGCAGGGTAAATGGAGAGATTAGGCAGAACTCTAACACCCGCAATATGATTTTTGATGTTGAAGCGATAGTCTCCTTTGTAAGCCGGGTAATGACCTTAGATGCGGGAGACATAATTGCCACAGGCACTCCTCCCGGTGTTGGCGTCTTCTGGAAACCCCAACCACGACTTTTGAAGGTTGGCGACATGGTTGAGATTGAAATAGAGGATATTGGAACTATAAAGAACAAGGTAATTGCTAAGGTTTGA
- a CDS encoding 50S ribosomal protein L37e, with the protein MTKGTTSFGPRGRAKTHIRCRRCGRHAYHVRKKKCAYCGFGATATIRTYRWYKYKSQL; encoded by the coding sequence ATGACAAAGGGAACAACTTCATTCGGGCCGAGAGGAAGGGCCAAAACGCATATCCGCTGCAGAAGGTGCGGAAGGCATGCTTACCACGTAAGGAAGAAGAAGTGTGCCTATTGTGGCTTCGGAGCTACCGCAACGATAAGAACCTACCGATGGTACAAATACAAATCGCAGCTATAG
- a CDS encoding N-acetyl-gamma-glutamyl-phosphate reductase, with amino-acid sequence MKVGIIGASGFVGGELLRILIGHPNVELTLATSRQYAGDYVYRVHPNLRGFTELQFSDVNSAKVAEQCELVFTSVPHGSSVKIMPELVNSGVKIIDMSADYRLKDPLAYETWYGYKHPNPAMLEKFVLGIPELHRDAIKKSSYISAPGCMAVTSILGLAPLVKNNLIDTDHIVVDAKIGSSGAGVKPTMSSHHAERYGVVRPYKPVGHRHTAEIVQELSALAKTDVKVSMSAHAVNMVRGILATCHVFVKKEVALAEIWKAYRSAYPSEPFIRFVRDRKGLFRYPDPKIVVGSNFCDIGFEIDGRNGRIVVLSATDNLLKGAAGIAVQSMNVMMGFDETAGLKSAAIHPA; translated from the coding sequence GTGAAAGTTGGAATCATAGGAGCATCGGGCTTCGTCGGAGGAGAGCTGCTGAGAATACTCATAGGCCATCCTAACGTAGAACTGACTCTAGCTACATCGCGTCAGTATGCTGGTGATTATGTTTACAGAGTACATCCGAATTTAAGAGGCTTTACAGAGCTGCAGTTTTCAGATGTCAATTCTGCAAAGGTCGCTGAGCAGTGCGAACTGGTATTCACCTCCGTCCCTCATGGGAGCTCCGTAAAGATCATGCCAGAACTGGTCAACAGCGGTGTAAAGATTATTGACATGAGTGCTGACTACAGGCTAAAAGACCCACTGGCCTACGAAACATGGTACGGGTACAAACACCCGAACCCTGCGATGCTGGAAAAGTTCGTGCTTGGGATCCCAGAGTTGCACAGAGACGCTATCAAAAAGTCAAGCTACATTTCTGCGCCAGGCTGTATGGCTGTAACCTCGATACTCGGACTTGCACCTCTTGTAAAGAACAACCTTATTGATACGGACCATATCGTTGTAGATGCCAAGATAGGGTCTTCTGGAGCGGGCGTCAAACCTACAATGTCAAGCCACCATGCAGAAAGATATGGAGTAGTAAGACCGTACAAGCCCGTCGGTCATAGGCACACTGCTGAGATAGTGCAGGAGCTCTCAGCTCTGGCAAAGACTGATGTCAAGGTTTCAATGTCAGCCCATGCGGTTAACATGGTCAGAGGGATTCTGGCAACATGTCATGTATTTGTGAAAAAAGAAGTTGCTCTGGCAGAGATTTGGAAGGCTTACAGAAGCGCTTACCCCAGCGAGCCCTTCATCAGGTTCGTGCGCGACAGAAAGGGTCTGTTTAGATACCCTGACCCGAAGATAGTCGTTGGTTCTAACTTCTGCGACATAGGGTTTGAAATAGACGGGAGGAATGGCAGAATCGTCGTTTTATCTGCAACTGATAACTTGCTGAAAGGTGCTGCAGGGATAGCCGTGCAGAGCATGAATGTCATGATGGGCTTCGATGAAACTGCAGGGTTGAAATCAGCGGCCATACATCCAGCGTGA
- a CDS encoding RNA-binding protein, translating into MSVDMAIKVLEESLGKMVLIKLKGGKVIRGNLHGFDQHMNLTLEQSEEIMEDNKTNSLGTIIVRGDNVVIISPPPR; encoded by the coding sequence ATGTCAGTAGATATGGCGATCAAGGTTCTTGAAGAGAGCCTTGGGAAGATGGTGCTCATAAAGCTAAAGGGAGGGAAAGTGATCAGGGGTAATTTGCACGGCTTTGACCAGCACATGAACCTGACCCTAGAGCAGTCAGAGGAGATTATGGAGGATAACAAGACAAATTCATTAGGGACCATTATAGTTAGAGGGGACAATGTGGTGATAATATCACCGCCTCCAAGGTGA
- the rpiA gene encoding ribose-5-phosphate isomerase RpiA — translation MKKMGESAASLVKNGYVIGLGSGSAVAAFANALGERMKNEGLKVTAIPTSMQIELIAEGLGFALERYHRINDINIVVDGADQIDSMFNMIKGGGGAHHREKVFIEASKKRIIVADESKYLKYLSKSVPVEVSIFARHFVWKRLEAIGGRPKIRTLEKGYPYFTENGNIILDSEFGEIRDPPKLEAQLQKIPGVVANGIFTMKIDTFFKAKNNGAVEKIER, via the coding sequence ATGAAGAAGATGGGAGAGAGCGCCGCATCTCTTGTAAAGAATGGATATGTAATCGGATTGGGAAGCGGTTCTGCAGTAGCAGCCTTTGCAAATGCTCTTGGAGAGAGGATGAAGAACGAAGGCCTGAAGGTTACTGCAATACCAACTTCTATGCAAATTGAGCTCATAGCAGAAGGTCTTGGCTTTGCCTTGGAGCGATACCATAGGATAAACGACATCAACATCGTCGTTGACGGAGCCGACCAGATTGACAGCATGTTCAACATGATAAAGGGTGGAGGAGGAGCCCATCATAGGGAAAAGGTCTTCATCGAAGCTTCAAAGAAGAGGATCATCGTTGCTGACGAATCCAAATATCTAAAGTACCTCAGCAAGAGCGTCCCTGTTGAAGTTTCTATCTTTGCAAGGCACTTTGTATGGAAGAGGCTCGAAGCAATAGGAGGGAGGCCTAAAATCAGAACACTCGAAAAAGGCTATCCGTATTTTACGGAAAACGGGAACATAATACTTGATAGCGAGTTTGGAGAGATCAGAGACCCTCCAAAATTGGAAGCGCAGTTACAAAAGATACCTGGCGTTGTTGCTAATGGCATATTTACGATGAAGATAGATACATTCTTCAAGGCCAAGAACAACGGCGCAGTTGAGAAGATAGAACGATAA
- a CDS encoding flavin reductase family protein, translating to MAIGRNLWVSKFFSQPFRHLEQLSDMIKIKEISPEKAYRLFYPNVVALLSASFKDDADVMPVISYCSLSFEPPLFGVAINPKSFTYRLVKRSGCLAFNIVNDDMSRAVAASGDISAKDRRDKLLLAGISLVKARKIKGKVVKDASAVIECAVLKAIKTGDHDFFIGKCETSYANDDFRDYWEYKKYSPALYAGSHKGDRGKSHRFAKLAREFNHIPYISS from the coding sequence ATGGCAATTGGCAGGAATTTATGGGTATCCAAATTTTTCAGCCAACCTTTTAGGCATCTAGAACAACTATCAGACATGATAAAAATTAAGGAAATCAGTCCAGAAAAAGCCTACAGGCTCTTCTACCCAAATGTAGTTGCACTGCTAAGCGCAAGTTTCAAGGATGATGCTGACGTTATGCCAGTAATATCGTACTGCTCGCTCTCCTTCGAACCCCCACTTTTTGGCGTCGCCATAAACCCAAAGAGTTTCACGTACAGATTGGTAAAGCGGTCAGGCTGCCTTGCATTCAACATTGTAAACGATGACATGTCTAGAGCCGTTGCAGCCTCTGGAGACATTTCTGCAAAAGACAGGAGAGACAAACTATTGCTCGCTGGAATATCGCTGGTGAAAGCAAGAAAGATAAAGGGCAAGGTCGTTAAAGATGCATCAGCAGTAATAGAATGCGCAGTCTTGAAGGCTATAAAGACGGGCGACCATGATTTTTTTATTGGAAAATGCGAAACGTCATACGCCAATGACGACTTTAGAGACTACTGGGAATACAAAAAATACTCGCCTGCATTGTATGCAGGGTCGCACAAAGGCGATAGAGGGAAGAGTCACAGGTTTGCCAAATTGGCTCGAGAGTTCAACCACATACCATACATAAGCAGCTAG
- a CDS encoding aminopeptidase P family protein translates to MSNFTKERIQKIARIAESEGKKFDFVLLKNGTEPHLDLSFFYITGLEAGLFEGCALAAYPDGETRVYTSKLEEQSALKGSRRFDAITFKDRDNLAGLLKKDLSGHGNLKIGINSNELTHKSFEDFRNIFPKAEFVDISSAMVRARMVKDEHEIATIKESARIASKAFPKLLDNLKDGMTEYEAATVLNSTMQHLGAQGSSFDTIVAFGENSAEPHYSPGSFRLKNGNFALFDYGAKYRRYCSDITRTVVYGKASKQQKEIYNIVLEANQLGIDASKVGVKAGGIHRKVSKFIDNTKYKGMFIHSTGHTIGLAVHDGAVIHPAFDGAIEENMVFTIEPGIYLPGFGGVRIEDDIVVRKNKAEVLTTAPKELIEV, encoded by the coding sequence ATGTCCAACTTTACGAAAGAAAGAATTCAGAAGATCGCCAGAATAGCGGAATCTGAGGGCAAGAAATTCGATTTCGTACTGCTGAAGAACGGCACAGAACCGCACTTGGATCTTTCGTTCTTTTACATCACTGGATTGGAAGCAGGTCTGTTTGAAGGCTGTGCTTTAGCAGCCTACCCAGACGGAGAAACTAGGGTTTACACTTCCAAACTGGAGGAGCAGAGCGCTTTAAAGGGCAGCAGAAGGTTTGACGCTATTACATTCAAGGATAGGGACAATCTTGCAGGGCTGCTGAAGAAGGATCTTTCTGGTCACGGCAATCTAAAAATCGGGATAAACTCGAATGAGCTTACTCACAAAAGCTTTGAAGATTTCAGAAATATCTTCCCGAAGGCGGAATTTGTCGATATAAGTTCAGCGATGGTAAGAGCCAGAATGGTAAAGGACGAGCATGAAATAGCAACCATAAAGGAATCTGCCCGCATTGCCAGCAAAGCCTTCCCAAAACTTCTTGATAACCTAAAGGATGGTATGACAGAATACGAAGCTGCAACAGTCCTGAATTCAACCATGCAGCATCTAGGAGCTCAAGGATCGTCATTCGATACAATAGTGGCCTTTGGAGAAAATTCTGCTGAACCTCACTATTCTCCGGGAAGTTTCAGGTTGAAAAATGGCAATTTTGCACTCTTTGATTATGGAGCGAAGTACAGGAGATACTGCTCGGACATTACAAGGACTGTTGTCTATGGTAAAGCCAGCAAGCAGCAAAAAGAGATTTACAATATAGTTCTGGAGGCAAACCAGCTCGGCATAGATGCTTCTAAAGTAGGTGTGAAGGCTGGGGGTATCCACCGAAAAGTTTCAAAGTTCATTGATAACACGAAATACAAAGGGATGTTCATACACTCGACAGGGCATACAATTGGTCTGGCAGTTCACGACGGTGCTGTAATCCATCCCGCATTTGACGGCGCTATAGAGGAGAACATGGTCTTCACCATAGAGCCGGGGATATACTTACCAGGCTTTGGAGGAGTAAGGATTGAGGATGACATAGTAGTAAGAAAGAATAAAGCTGAAGTGCTTACAACTGCTCCAAAAGAACTGATAGAAGTCTAA
- the lysX gene encoding lysine biosynthesis protein LysX, with the protein MKTLGLIYDRIRWEEKALAQAAKKKGAQVLTIDAKTATLDSRAKPKEVQKDFGDIVLQRCISYFRGQHVTAYLQFKGLNVINKHSVGETCGNKYLTTLALEKAGVPTPRTMFAFTAESAKEAVEKLGYPAVLKPVVGSWGRGVAPLKDRDTASPMIELREEMTGALNQIYYIQEMIKRPPRDIRTIAVGDRIVAAAYRYAPPEDWRTNVARGGRTAPCKITKELEDIALKAADAVGGGVLGVDAMESPDGIVIHEINNTVEFKGASQVNETNIPEAIVNYVLSTAKRGLV; encoded by the coding sequence GTGAAGACTCTCGGCTTGATATATGATAGAATACGCTGGGAAGAAAAGGCCCTAGCGCAAGCTGCGAAGAAAAAGGGCGCCCAAGTACTAACCATTGATGCAAAGACGGCAACCTTGGATTCGAGGGCGAAACCCAAGGAAGTTCAGAAGGATTTCGGGGACATAGTACTGCAGAGGTGCATAAGCTACTTCAGAGGTCAGCATGTCACAGCTTACCTGCAGTTCAAAGGATTGAACGTAATAAACAAACACTCTGTAGGGGAAACATGTGGCAACAAGTATCTGACGACATTGGCACTGGAAAAGGCAGGGGTTCCCACTCCAAGAACGATGTTCGCATTTACAGCAGAATCTGCAAAAGAGGCTGTGGAGAAACTCGGCTATCCTGCAGTGCTAAAACCCGTAGTCGGTAGCTGGGGAAGAGGAGTTGCGCCACTGAAAGATAGGGATACGGCTAGTCCGATGATAGAATTGAGAGAAGAGATGACAGGAGCTCTGAACCAGATATACTACATTCAGGAAATGATCAAAAGACCGCCAAGGGACATCAGAACCATTGCAGTTGGCGACAGAATAGTCGCAGCGGCCTACAGATACGCCCCACCCGAAGACTGGAGGACAAACGTTGCAAGAGGAGGCAGGACTGCTCCATGCAAGATTACCAAAGAGCTTGAGGATATCGCCTTGAAGGCTGCAGACGCTGTTGGAGGAGGAGTGTTAGGAGTTGATGCTATGGAAAGCCCCGATGGGATAGTCATACACGAAATCAATAATACCGTGGAGTTCAAGGGAGCTTCTCAGGTCAACGAAACTAACATACCAGAAGCAATAGTAAACTATGTGCTCAGCACTGCAAAGAGGGGGTTAGTGTGA
- a CDS encoding flavin reductase → MPIDPMEFRRTLGRFATGVTIVTTLDGKADHGMTVNAFTSVSLDPPLVLVCCDKKAESYELLKKSRVFAVNVLQDNQKQVSINFSRHELKPIRFQNLKIRREVTGAAILEDAAVFIDCRVVAVYDEGDHDIFVGQVEKLGCKEGSDPLLFYAGKYRKIGPEI, encoded by the coding sequence ATGCCGATAGACCCTATGGAATTCCGCAGGACGCTCGGCCGCTTTGCTACAGGTGTAACCATAGTAACAACTTTGGACGGCAAGGCAGATCATGGAATGACGGTCAACGCTTTTACCTCAGTCTCCCTAGATCCTCCCTTGGTGCTGGTATGCTGCGACAAGAAGGCAGAGTCCTATGAACTGTTGAAAAAGAGCAGGGTGTTCGCTGTGAACGTGCTCCAAGACAATCAAAAGCAGGTATCGATCAATTTTTCAAGACACGAACTCAAGCCGATAAGGTTCCAAAATCTGAAGATAAGAAGAGAAGTTACTGGAGCCGCAATTCTTGAAGATGCTGCAGTTTTCATAGATTGCAGAGTAGTGGCAGTATATGATGAAGGGGACCATGATATATTTGTAGGACAGGTCGAGAAACTAGGATGCAAAGAAGGCTCTGACCCATTGCTCTTCTACGCTGGGAAGTACAGGAAAATAGGTCCCGAGATTTAG
- a CDS encoding lysine biosynthesis protein LysW — translation MEASCDECGGTIKIPKDAVAGEIVSCPDCGLEYEVKKIFNDKVELKPAETVGEDWGE, via the coding sequence GTGGAAGCAAGTTGTGATGAGTGCGGCGGAACGATAAAGATTCCGAAGGATGCAGTGGCTGGAGAGATAGTAAGCTGCCCTGACTGCGGATTAGAGTACGAAGTCAAAAAGATATTCAACGACAAGGTTGAGCTGAAACCCGCAGAGACGGTAGGAGAAGACTGGGGTGAATAG
- a CDS encoding aspartate aminotransferase family protein has translation MERENKYSAATYQKFPVNIAKGRGALVWDADGREYIDCMGGYGVALVGHSNPKVVEAIAKQAEKIITCHSSLYNEVRAELVEKLAKLAPRGLTKTFFSNSGAEAVEAAIKIAKKHTARTQIVAMSGGYHGKTLGALSATWNPKYREGFQPLVPDFVFSQFGNIEKLRDTVSSKTAAVIVEPIQGEGGIHLAPEGFLPEVRKLCNENGALLIFDEIQTGLGRTGRMWASEHYGVVPDLMCIAKGLGGGVPIAATLARDDVMTSMKVGDHSTTFGGNPIACAAANATLDYIVNEKLPDRAAEVGYYFMQKLQEIKSKHSIVREIRGKGLMIGVEMKFDIRNILMNGIKRNLLMLYSGRNILRFLPPLVITKEQVSKTAAILDELCSEEESKMSSAI, from the coding sequence ATAGAGCGAGAAAACAAATACTCGGCTGCAACTTACCAAAAGTTCCCCGTAAATATTGCAAAAGGAAGGGGTGCTCTGGTCTGGGATGCTGACGGGAGAGAGTACATAGATTGCATGGGCGGCTATGGCGTCGCACTCGTTGGACACTCCAATCCAAAGGTCGTTGAAGCTATAGCGAAGCAGGCCGAAAAGATCATCACTTGCCACAGTTCCTTGTATAACGAGGTTAGAGCCGAGCTTGTCGAGAAACTTGCAAAATTAGCACCAAGAGGACTCACAAAGACATTCTTCTCGAACAGCGGCGCGGAAGCTGTTGAAGCCGCAATAAAAATTGCAAAGAAGCATACAGCAAGGACGCAGATAGTTGCCATGTCTGGAGGCTATCACGGGAAGACTTTAGGAGCCTTGTCTGCTACGTGGAACCCTAAGTACAGGGAAGGGTTTCAGCCGTTAGTGCCTGATTTTGTATTTTCGCAGTTCGGCAACATAGAGAAACTCAGAGACACGGTAAGCAGTAAAACTGCTGCTGTAATTGTCGAGCCTATACAGGGCGAAGGGGGGATACATCTAGCACCAGAAGGTTTCCTGCCTGAAGTGCGTAAGTTATGCAATGAAAATGGAGCCCTGCTGATCTTCGATGAAATACAGACAGGTTTGGGGAGAACGGGAAGGATGTGGGCTTCTGAACACTATGGCGTTGTGCCCGATTTGATGTGTATAGCAAAGGGTCTCGGAGGAGGAGTTCCTATAGCTGCTACGCTGGCTAGAGATGATGTTATGACTTCAATGAAGGTTGGAGACCATTCAACTACCTTTGGAGGGAACCCGATAGCATGTGCAGCAGCTAATGCAACTTTAGATTATATCGTTAATGAAAAACTGCCTGACAGGGCTGCGGAAGTGGGCTATTACTTTATGCAGAAACTTCAGGAGATCAAAAGCAAGCATTCTATCGTGCGCGAGATTAGAGGAAAGGGCCTGATGATAGGGGTCGAAATGAAATTTGACATTCGGAATATACTGATGAACGGTATAAAGAGGAACCTTCTGATGCTGTATTCTGGGAGAAACATACTGAGGTTCCTGCCTCCGCTAGTAATTACCAAAGAGCAGGTTTCCAAAACCGCTGCGATATTGGATGAACTTTGTAGTGAAGAAGAGTCGAAGATGAGCTCCGCTATCTGA
- a CDS encoding pyridoxamine 5'-phosphate oxidase family protein: MILSKNQIEFLTKHEVCRLATAPKAAIPHVTPVIYALDGENMIIAVDYGTKKLANLRENPNVSLVVDEFRPNKAVMIQGRCEIYERGKEYLRLLQILFDKFAYYRNNPWGEGESPILKVVPRKVVSWGVKG; encoded by the coding sequence ATGATTCTTAGTAAGAACCAGATAGAATTTCTAACGAAGCACGAAGTATGCCGATTGGCAACTGCACCAAAAGCTGCCATCCCGCATGTTACACCTGTGATCTACGCCCTTGATGGAGAAAATATGATAATTGCCGTTGACTATGGCACGAAGAAACTTGCAAACCTCAGGGAAAACCCGAACGTTTCCCTTGTAGTCGATGAATTCCGGCCCAACAAAGCGGTTATGATTCAGGGGAGATGTGAAATATACGAGAGGGGAAAGGAATACCTGCGGCTATTGCAGATTCTGTTTGATAAATTTGCATATTACAGAAACAACCCTTGGGGCGAAGGTGAATCTCCGATTCTGAAGGTCGTGCCTCGGAAAGTTGTCAGCTGGGGTGTGAAAGGATAA
- a CDS encoding RNA-binding protein: MRVYNLAKSEIEKLVQQMDSQLKVKHDKKLRDVKVVEIDQNTRVLVHESFKIAQFDGSLVQFLGDTKNIENIPSVIVDPGAIKFVCNGADIMRPGIVRVEGDFDKGARVVVKESAHGKAIAVGEALFTSTELRNAQKGAVVRNMHYVGDKVWEGFKQATL, from the coding sequence ATGAGAGTCTACAACCTTGCAAAGAGCGAAATCGAGAAACTGGTTCAGCAGATGGATTCTCAACTGAAAGTCAAGCACGACAAGAAGCTGAGAGACGTAAAAGTGGTCGAGATAGATCAAAATACTAGAGTTCTGGTTCACGAGAGCTTCAAGATAGCTCAGTTCGACGGTTCTCTAGTCCAGTTTCTTGGAGATACAAAGAATATCGAAAATATACCTTCGGTGATAGTCGATCCTGGCGCGATAAAATTCGTCTGCAACGGAGCCGACATAATGAGGCCTGGCATTGTAAGGGTAGAGGGGGATTTCGACAAAGGTGCAAGAGTAGTTGTAAAGGAGAGCGCCCATGGCAAGGCTATCGCAGTAGGAGAAGCGCTATTCACTAGCACTGAATTAAGGAATGCTCAGAAGGGAGCAGTCGTAAGGAACATGCACTATGTTGGCGACAAAGTCTGGGAAGGTTTCAAGCAAGCCACCCTATGA